CTGTTTGACCAATGTCTTGGtcctgtcatgttgtaaattttgaatttaccgggtagCAGACTGCCACccgtttaattcaaaatttacaacaagacAGTCCCTTGCTTTGGAATCAAATCACCAAGATTAATGGCAGGTGCAATGCTCTGTTTGAGTTGAATCGGTTGTAAGCTAATGTGTTGAAGATCGATCAGAAAAGAGAAAGGAtcgcaaaataattttactgaTGAGTTTCAAGCGAAAATTTCCAGTTGATGTGACAGTTTAAAATGAATCAACGATGGTGGCGATTTCACCTCGTGTTTATTAGGTAAagggtatatttttttaattatgagaaaaatataaaacggCAGATTCCTATGAGTTAATTCATCCTAGCCGtcatttcatttaaatctttgaaTTCATTTATGAGTACAAATGTAGTCGAATATATTCAAATCAAACTAAAGGTATTGGTAGCAGGCTCACAAAATTAATGATATCCCCGCTAAGAAATATAGTAACTCAagtatttccttatcaaaaatTAATGGCTTCGGTTTGCAGGTGGTATAAGTTTTGTACaaacctaatttttttattgaatggtTACATCCTAGTTCCCTCTTCTGATGTGTTCTTTAAATTGAAACTAACTCACTTGTAattttatcttgtttttttaaagactattaACAATAACTTGTATATATTGTGTGActcatttcaaataaaacaaaaagtcaatttgaagaaaaattttcatatttattaaacTTTTCTCAGTCAGCAAATTATGCAGCAGTAGGCCTACATATTGATTAAAGTCACTGATTTGTAACAAAACATGACAGAATTGACCTTTGGACAGATCATGACTTCAATCAATACAGAAAGAAGttaacaaagttaaaaaaaatcatccgaagtgatttttaatttgacactTTGAAGTATAAAACtctgataattttataatacatagTCCAATTTCTCCTGTCATATCATTATCCAATGATTTATACATGCAACTGCGTCGTATTGAGAATAAATGACACAGATTGAAACAATTAATAGCATTTTACACgtcatattttataattaacttctttatttttatgcataattGTTGAAACAGCAAGTCAACAAAAAAGCACTTAAGAGGGAGCAGTCATTATAAATACTAAATTTCTGTTTGTATAtctcataatatatttttaaattatacatgtcaATGATGACATAATCAgataatcaacaacaaaaaaacaatcaTTATGTATCATAACAAAAGTCTTTATGCTTCGTTTTTCTCgctatttatttaaatatttattttttaaataaaaacaagatcatgacaaaaatatgtattacaaaaaataaacaaatgaacatCTTTTTTATATGTACAGAAATGAAAGCATTCATAcatagaattattaaaaatatgtattcaaAGATGCCCCATCTAAGAATATCAATCaacaattataaaacaaaatactgttCTTTCATCAATGTTCCCTGAACACCAATTGTCATGGATTTCGTTGTTGAGACAATCCGTAAAATAAAAAACTCGTCAATATAAGATCTTTGACAACAGATGATTTTATCagaattaaaatcaacaaatcTACATCTACTCAAAACTGTGAGGTTTActaaatccacgaaaattgatgacCGAGAATATTGTTGAAATCAAAGTATGTACAATGAATATaggagaaaacaaaaacaaagtttaaaaaatcacgCTGCATTGTACAGTACCTGCCCCTAAATTCTGGATACATTTCCATCAGACTGCTGCAACCTTTCACAGGCTGATGCAGCAGTCTTCATCATATGCATCCCATTAAAGGTAGGTGAATACAACTTGTACAGGCCTGCTCATTAATATATTTCCATATTAATGTATCCAAAGAACATTTGTTCACATGTGGATGGGATAAATGAAATTGAGGACACTTTAAAAAGACAACTGTGTTGTCTTGAAACCAACAAATCTTTTTGACTGAATGTCACAGACTAGATTTATATTGTAATGTCACAGACtagatttatattgtttttcaaatattaagcACCATTAAATTGGGACtaaagtaaaaattcaaatgaaataaacatgtatatatatgttacaATAAACTTGACTAGCAATACTTACCAGTAtaacaagattttaaaaaaagtatgattCCTGccaaaataataaatcattgattttacAAGAGGGcacaattaaataaatgaacacaTTTAAAGAGGCTAAGTGGACAACAAATTTaccatcagatctgccttaaactttGACATAAGATATTTTgggccatatacatgtaccaacattAAGTacagaaaaaatccaaatatattagcttaaaaatttatcattttccttatctttatacagagcttTTCTTTTCAGGAGATTtaaacagtctaaaaatggccatgaccatgGAGCCCTCTGAAGTACCATTACTCGATATGATATGTAGGTCAAGTGTGAAATTGACATTGAACAACAGAATGATGAGTCCTTATTTTAGCAAATAATAATGTCATGTCCCAGGCCTGTACTTGGTCAAGTATAAAGAGCCTTGGCCCTTTACACTACAGTTCCCTGTCAGCTGGAGCCCATCCCTGCCGTGCAACCGAAGCAGTGACTGTCTGTCTGTATGTGCATACCCTCCATCTCTTTGGCTGACGAAATCTCATACACTGTCATGGGATCtagaagataaaaaaatctAAGCTAATTAAAGAAGCTGGATACTCAACAggaatataaaatacaatggaacatttatcaataaatatgaatacttttgtatttttgcacttttgtacttttcaaacaaaatcttCAAAACCAATGAACAAAATGAATGTTGCcacctttaaaatatttaaccttCTTGAAAGAAGGTTCCGACTGTACAGAAATATAAGGAAATTAAACGTTAAAgaacattaaattttcaaactataactttttcttttgtaatttaatgATAGTTAAGTTTATGACTAAAAATcgatttaaatatcattttcaaacaGAAGGGTTATTGTGACCAATTAGTCTTTGTAAGATTAAAACTTGACATCAGATTTTATTTAACCAACCATGATATTGTTGATAAAACAAGTCAGTTAATCCCCACGATTAAGATATTCCGGTGCATTTCTAATTTTGCCTTGAACACAATAGGGACCTGAGCAACACAGCGGTTACCTTGACTGCCATTCTTCTTGATCTCCATCTCCAGTTGCTGGTTGAAGTCACAGTCATAAATTTTTCCGTTCCAGTTGACGTTCATCAGGTTGCGACACATTATGTTGTCCACAGTATGGATGTTGAAGTTCCTCACCAGCAATTCCATGTAGCTCTCAAGTTCATTCctgaaacaaaatttttaaaaatcatataattaatatatgcaAAAGTGAAGTAAAAAGGAATGAAACAGACTTCAATTATACTCTGTAGGTCATTACacattataaaacaatttaGAAACTTATCTCAACCTATCTCCAGTagcaaagttgttaaaaaagacaatttttttcaatatagatatcaatttatttctacaaaaactttttgttttcagaactaaaaaaaaaattcagactgAATTAAAACAATCTTAAATATAAGCTATACCACATTactcactacatgtataataaacacattaaaaaCTAGAAATAAAACCTGCAAGCTTGGAATCCTATGAAACAAGAGAAACAAAAAACTTGACCaattactttgattttattccaTTAATTAGCAGTTAGAACATACAACAGATAATAcagtttttatgtttaaattgaATCTAATTCAAATTTAACTGACTACTTCAATGACAAATGGTTTATAAtctttacatttcaaaatttttggcATATTTTTTAGAAGTTTTAAAACTCTGTACCTCCTGTATAGAAAGTCAGCAAATCTTTTGATCGGCATGTTGGTAATGGTGAACAGCTCATTGAACTGGATACCAAAGTAATTCCAGAGTTCCTCTCGGTACTTTTCAGCTAGTTGTCCCTGGGGTGGGGGCAAGAAGGCGCCTGTAGAGATGTAGACAAAGCTGTCAAAAACTCATACAAATATTATTCTCTTTACAATGATCATCTATTAAAATTTTGTGATTACTAACACGCACCTTTACACAAATTTTAGCAATAAACACATGTTTGGATCATGTAAAAGATTTCATCCCATTTTCAATTCACTCGATGCAGCTGTGGTTTAACAGAAGTAACTTGAATAAGCATTGACCATAGGAAAATTgggcaaaaataaaagaagGATAAAAATGTCTctgtataaaaaatcaaatatcaaactaCAAACACATTCAAGAGAAGATGtgaaatatctataaaaatattgttataaatCAGACTTTTCTTAACTTATATTTCCATGTACTGgtatatactacatgtagcatTCAAATGAACATCAATTACCCAAAGGATTATAAACAAGATCCAACTTTAAACCAGACGACTCTTCCGCGTATCCAAGCGAGTTGAATTTGCGGAGTGCCTGAATGCTCCGGTCAAACACCCCTTTCCCTCGTTGCATGTTGACATTCTTTGCTGTATAACAGGGAAGGGAGGCAACTATGTTCACAGCATGGTCTCTCATAAACTCAGCTGTGTCTTCCTGTCCTAGGAAAAGGAATTATGGGATTAAATCTACTGGAGATGTAGACTCCatcaaatttttaaagacaGACAACAGAGActtaagtgtaaaaaaaaaggaTAGATAACTATTAGTACttatctctttgaaacaatttgCAGAAAACAACGAAACCACTCCATATAAATACAGCGCTTGTATATACATTATACAAGAGCATTGAATTGTGATATGTGACCATTGGTTGGTCCACACTCTAACCTGGTTCTAAGTGTGATGTCAGATTACTTCgcactatgattttctttcccAGTTCTTTGGCACCACGGACAAGGAATCTAAACTGGTCACAGAGCTCTGGGGCACCtcctacaaaacaaaaataccagcttttagaGACAGAATCTTTATAATAAATAGGTTGATACTACTACTTGTAAGCAACAAATGGGTGGCTACTGAAAACGACTTAACTATTTCAGTACCAGCACACATTTAAATCTAATGGCCACACTAAATAAGCACGACTTGTTAATTCTCCGATATCATTATCTGACTAGGGATTCGGGAGGCCAGGGTTTGAATCTTAGTCTGGTCCTTCATCATTACTCCCATCGCTTTTTAAAATACAACGTTATcccatatatttcatacatgatCAAGCTGTCAACATTTGATTAGCGTTAgggttttatacatttttaagaTAAAGGTAGTTAATGCAACTTCATGTAGAACTGGAGTATAGCTGTAAGCTGATTGTTGCCACATGTATTGGTGTGGCTGGCTGTTCCAGCTTTCGCTCTACCTGTGAGGTCCAGGGTGTGGATGGAGGGACTATTCTGGAGGATAAGCAGACACCTCTCCGCTGTTTGTTGAAGCATCATCTCCTTCCTCTTTGGAGACGACTCCACGAAGCAGTGATTACACGCCTGATTACAGTACAGTCCTATGTTGGCTTGGAGGATCTCTACCGTCTTTTTCCTTAGAGAATCTTCTATTTCTGTTTCTATGAATagtatataagaaaaaaatcaaagattttccTTACCAAGCACCATCACATATGTGCCAAatgccaaaaaaatatttccttttattatttttatatgcaaacatctttttaaaaattttatcaataagACAATTTTTGTACCATTTCCCCTTTTTTATAATGATCAGCTGTTTACAACTGGTTGAGGTATATACAAAACCtttttaggtacatgtacaaagttttaattatataaatgatgataaaaaaaaagtaaaccttatattttcacaaactataaaaacaaaaaacaatccTCTATCTGTATTTCTTAGTTGAAATGAAACAATTAGGTTGATTTTGAATGATTCAAAGACTATTAAACCAAGTTAATTTCATCTCAAAATCAAAAACACAACCAAAATTTTCTgcataattgtttttatcaacaaaagaatGAATATCTGTTCCatcagagtttttttttttgtaaattgctGAAACAAATGATCCACTGctcaatgtatacatgtattacgtgTACATGGACAATTAAAAATGTGGGCACCTTTAATAGCTCATACAAGTTTTGAAAGGCCTCTCACAAATTTAACTTGATCTGGACAATTtccacaaaaaatatatatagtaattGTTGATATATAATGATGCACAATTATTTTTGACAAACAAGTTCACATGTACTCACCCACCCCCTCTACATTTTCTGCCCTTTTAACCTTCCAGAAAGTTTCAAAATTTGGAATATCAAGGTTTGACAGGGCTCTCTGTCTGCGCTTTCGTTCCTCTCGAGTCATCTTTTTCTGTCCCATTTCCTTCAGTTTAGCTGCTGTTAGTTTAAAGTTTTCATCCTCTTCCATCTCTTTCAGTGTCTCAGGGATGAGGGAACCCTGAAAGAAAAATCTTCAAGGTAAGGAAAATTAGTCCATGTTAGATATTACTTAATAATACTAAACCATCAACCGCTATCTGTGCCTTTTAATTCCCACACAAattaaattccttatattacatgagtacttaattctgcgatcccACTCTTTTGAATCAAatcgtgagaatataaaatcacgaaCGCAGAACTTTTATCCtcatttcttatacatgtagttttcagATCTCAAAAAGTACTGGCAGATTTTAAATCTGCGAAAGGTGCTTCTCGGGATTTTACATGGAtattaattaggaatctacagttagTATATGCAAGACTGGCCAGGCGTTTCAGACCATATGAATACAAAATCAGAAAAAGGAATACCTTAGTTCTCTCTTCTAAGTCCTTTAGTCCCTCCCACTGAAGGGTGGGTGGGGGTTTTTGGGGGCGCGAGAGGCGGTGACTATCCACCTCTACAGAGGTGTTATAGTCAGGCAGCTGGACATCCTTGTACTGTCCCCCTGAACTACATCTGACCAGGCTGAGGGAGCTACCCACAGCATGGCGAAATGTAACAAGTTTTCTATGCAGCATATCTGGAAAAAAATCACACATTCAGTCATTGATGAATCTGATATCTCATGTGACAATTACATAAATAGTAGTATTTTGGATTGTTACTCTGTTCttctatttaatatataattaaagtCTAGCTCAAATCATTGTTTCTGCCACTTTGACACAATTTTTAAGATGAAATGTACAAACCTGTCGAttaagtgcaattgaaataggcATTAAAGGGATTGAAAATCCAAGATTTATTTAATGACACATCATCTGTTTCACCTTGAAAAACtcacaggaatgaaaacaaattttactagacctatttttgtctccaacaaaaaggaagggcttttcgacagcccttaaaacccttatttaaattcattatattttctctcaaaatctgtattttaaaaattaaaaaaatatcatgagcatatacccacacgttaacatttaagaaattaaatgcccaaagaaagacaattgcagaattttttatccagcTACATcgtttatttcttgaaaatagagttcttaaaattcatatataagaaagtactcatttaagattcaagtGTTTTGGTATGCCTAAAGCTCTAATGCTATTCATTCATTGaacaaagcgagataactcttgaatttttaatttttagaaatgtgataaagttatcattttcaggcccttaaaacccctataaggagtaaaaaaagtggccctttggacctaatttttaaattgtactctttattctaaactaataactgaaaagagtttgaaaattgcatgagtaataaaaaagttatagctaaggggctgtttttaataccgaccccttcagatcccttaattttcggaatttttttcctaaaaccttttccggtctgcgcattaggttcttcattacaagtacaaaatagaaaaatatttgcttaaaaactgtttgagaaaacgttacatgcgtgaattcaatttaacatagaaactcccatagacaattttcatcggctcataaaaccggaagtactcgaCACTATTCAacgaaacttggaatatatcttaattacgtctattAACACAAAATCTATCCTAATTGTTTTTTGAGCAAAGCAAGATAACTCTTTAAtttgaattgtgataaagttatcattttcagacccttaaaacccctataaggagtcaaaaagtgccccctcggaccatattttttaaattgtactctttattctgaactataaaccgaaaggattttgaaaatcggataaacaataaaaaagttacagctaaagggccgtttttaatactgaccccttcaggtcccttatttttcggaatttttttcccaagaccttttccggtctgcgcattaggtcccttattgcaaatacaaaatataaaaatatttgcttaaaaactgtttgagaaaacgttacatgcgtgaattcaatttaacatagaaactcccatagacaattttcatcggctcataaaaccggaagtactcaatactattcaatgaaacttggaatatatcttaattacatatattatatatatccgtcttacaacattcctaagcttttctgagtttttttattttttcatccccccttttctcaagtttgaggcctaaaatctcaaaactgataagagatagaaactcgccgccgttttactttttaaacaactcgacatggttgatctaactctaaaattacaacgaatttcctttaaaaataaaaacaatatattgattcatttaatttctactattttgcttgtgtaaaccggaagtaccggaaacGGAAGTCCagaaccttacatactggtgacatttaaaaatgctataagactaatgtattgttatttctgaaatcctttccgttttaaaaaaatcgcagacggaaattctgtcgagaaaaagaataataactagaactttttttgtcttcaacaaaaagtaagggcttttcgacagcccctattatccctttttaattaaatgttcaaaaaaagtATTCTCTTaattatttccaagtgttctaaacgccttggtatccacagttgcttagataggaacttacgagtagtgcaatgtgaaaagaaagataactccagaactttacaggtggctatatttctaatttccagaaaaatattttcaaaaaatcatattgaagtaagtattcattccccgGACACCAAATTTGGTATGCCTACAGTATCAATGCTGTTTTTTCatacagcaaagcgagataactctttctaaaaaaaatttttgaaacttaaaaaagttctgatctttaggtctttcaaacccctataaggagtcaaaaagtggcccttcggaccatatttgttaaattgtactctttaatTTGAACTATTAACCGAaaggattttgaaaatcggatgaataataaaaaagatacagctaaagggctgtttttaatactgacccctacagatcccttatttttcagaAGTTCTTTTCCAAGatcttttccggtctgcgcattaggtcccttattgcaaatatcaaatacaaaaatatttgcttgataactgtttgagaaaacgttacacgcgtgaatttaatttaacatagaaactcccgttgacaattttcatcgactcataaaaccggaagtactcaatactattcaatgaaactttgaatatatgttaattacatctatCTAATTAATATGCAGgtgtcaaataaatttttaaaggtcatttgattttttttgtttttttcatccccccttttctaaagtttaggacttaatatctcaaaaacagtaagagatagaaagttgtctacgcttacaattttcaacaactatttatgataaaggtaattctaaaatttgaatgctctacatgaaaaaataaacaaagaattgagtttcaaacaatttttgcaattttccttgtaaaaaccggaagtacccgAACCGGAAACTCAAAATAGGACATTTCATAGACTGATACATTTGCTGCAAGACCAATGTATACTTGTATCAATAttccttccagttttcaaaaaatcgctgacagaaatttgtcttaaaataataataataaaaaaagacaaaaacaataggtcttttcgaccgaaagtcgaaaagccctaataaaaaaagacaaaaacaataggtctttttgaccgaaagtcgaaaagccctaataaacagaagaataacaataggtcttttcgaccgaaagtcgaaaagccctaataataataataataactagaactttttttgtcttcaacaaaaagtaagggcttttcgacatccCTTTTCCCTTTTTTGATTGTAAATGTCAGGTAAAATCgtatctatattttatttaaaaataaaattcttcacCGCCTTGGTATAATCAGTTGCCTATTAGAAATATAACCTTATAAATAATGCAATGTCAAAAATAGATAACTTCAgcactttaaaagtaaatatacttttaatttctaaaagaatatttccaaaaaaaatcataaaaaagtaagCATTTCTTTCTCAAATAGAAAACGTGGTATGCCTAGCGTATTAATGTTCTacgttcattgagcaaagcgagataactctttgtAAATCACtttatcaacttttaaaaagttgcaatattcACACCCTTAATACTCCTATAAGAAGTCAAAAAATGGCCCTACAgaccaaaatttttaaattgtactctt
This genomic window from Magallana gigas chromosome 5, xbMagGiga1.1, whole genome shotgun sequence contains:
- the LOC105337740 gene encoding uncharacterized protein, with protein sequence MLHRKLVTFRHAVGSSLSLVRCSSGGQYKDVQLPDYNTSVEVDSHRLSRPQKPPPTLQWEGLKDLEERTKGSLIPETLKEMEEDENFKLTAAKLKEMGQKKMTREERKRRQRALSNLDIPNFETFWKVKRAENVEGVETEIEDSLRKKTVEILQANIGLYCNQACNHCFVESSPKRKEMMLQQTAERCLLILQNSPSIHTLDLTGGAPELCDQFRFLVRGAKELGKKIIVRSNLTSHLEPGQEDTAEFMRDHAVNIVASLPCYTAKNVNMQRGKGVFDRSIQALRKFNSLGYAEESSGLKLDLVYNPLGAFLPPPQGQLAEKYREELWNYFGIQFNELFTITNMPIKRFADFLYRRNELESYMELLVRNFNIHTVDNIMCRNLMNVNWNGKIYDCDFNQQLEMEIKKNGSQDPMTVYEISSAKEMEGMHIQTDSHCFGCTAGMGSS